The Stieleria sp. JC731 genome has a segment encoding these proteins:
- a CDS encoding PEP-CTERM sorting domain-containing protein — MLRKLSSAVFAALLFAAQAPAALISEFEPNPDGDDPASVNFELSGTAFESFDYWILSIETDSGASVGLVDRAANVTGTFDALGLAVVTIPDLENPSFTVLLTDTFTGTVGTSDVDADNDGVVDDTSFWNTVEDALSIVDRETGDAEYGAQLGGTNFQYSGAEPSLTFRDLSTGQWFAVNDPAVDEIFSATGDAYTSDDFTGGDPLLATFGALNPTLITAIPEPSSLVALGVLGAFTAVRRRRRK, encoded by the coding sequence CCAGCAGCATTGATTAGCGAATTTGAGCCGAATCCGGATGGCGATGATCCCGCCAGTGTAAATTTCGAGCTTTCCGGAACCGCATTTGAGTCGTTCGATTACTGGATCTTGTCGATCGAAACCGATTCGGGAGCCTCAGTGGGCCTTGTTGACCGAGCGGCAAATGTTACGGGAACGTTTGATGCGCTGGGGCTGGCTGTCGTTACGATTCCTGACCTTGAAAACCCATCGTTCACCGTCTTGCTAACAGATACCTTCACAGGCACCGTTGGTACATCGGACGTGGACGCCGACAATGACGGTGTCGTTGACGATACATCGTTCTGGAACACTGTCGAAGACGCCCTGAGCATCGTCGATAGGGAGACAGGCGATGCCGAGTATGGTGCACAACTGGGTGGCACCAACTTTCAGTACTCCGGTGCCGAGCCATCGCTGACGTTTCGTGATCTTTCGACCGGCCAATGGTTTGCTGTGAACGATCCAGCCGTTGACGAAATTTTCAGCGCAACAGGTGATGCATACACTTCGGATGACTTCACCGGTGGTGATCCATTGCTTGCTACCTTTGGTGCACTCAACCCCACCTTGATCACCGCAATCCCCGAGCCTAGCTCCTTGGTTGCTTTGGGTGTGCTGGGTGCCTTCACCGCAGTTCGTCGTCGTCGCCGCAAGTAA